A single window of Achromobacter xylosoxidans DNA harbors:
- a CDS encoding formylglycine-generating enzyme family protein, whose product MRRPLAAVFLVLLTACGPAERARSLSPDVSRLPPGQVAYLPPGETLRNGYPVSPAPLRAELARGVVIMTRQVSQAEYAACVRAGACKPLDPGFRDLDAPDLPAIGLSWSDASAYAAWLSDRSGQHWRLPTYAEWVYAAGEAYREETPLPASDADPAQRWLAEYDAQTRRGQEATEVRPFGAYGTNATGLMDMAGSVWEWTDDCYTRRILALTQGGEAGTAGPDDGADRNCGIRVAAGRHIAYLPDFIRDPKGGACSVGVPPANLGLRLVREDGPA is encoded by the coding sequence ATGCGCCGCCCGCTGGCCGCTGTCTTCCTGGTCCTGTTGACCGCCTGCGGGCCCGCCGAGCGGGCCCGTTCCCTTTCCCCCGACGTGTCGCGGCTGCCGCCGGGGCAGGTAGCCTACCTGCCGCCGGGCGAGACGCTGCGCAACGGCTATCCGGTGTCGCCGGCGCCGCTGCGCGCGGAGCTGGCTCGCGGCGTCGTCATCATGACGCGCCAGGTCAGCCAGGCCGAGTATGCGGCCTGTGTCCGCGCCGGCGCCTGCAAGCCGCTGGATCCCGGCTTCCGGGACCTGGATGCGCCGGACCTGCCCGCGATCGGCCTGAGCTGGAGCGACGCCTCGGCCTACGCCGCCTGGCTGTCGGACCGCAGCGGGCAGCACTGGCGCCTGCCGACGTATGCCGAATGGGTCTATGCGGCCGGCGAGGCCTACCGCGAGGAAACGCCGCTGCCCGCCTCGGACGCCGATCCGGCGCAGCGCTGGCTGGCCGAGTACGACGCGCAGACCCGGCGCGGCCAGGAAGCCACCGAGGTGCGCCCGTTCGGCGCCTATGGCACCAATGCCACCGGGCTGATGGACATGGCGGGCAGCGTGTGGGAATGGACCGATGACTGCTACACGCGGCGCATCCTGGCGCTCACGCAGGGCGGCGAGGCGGGGACAGCCGGCCCTGACGACGGCGCCGACCGCAACTGCGGCATCCGCGTCGCGGCGGGGCGGCACATCGCCTATCTGCCCGACTTCATCCGCGACCCCAAGGGCGGCGCCTGCTCGGTCGGCGTGCCGCCGGCCAACCTGGGGCTGAGGCTGGTGCGGGAGGACGGCCCGGCCTGA
- a CDS encoding Crp/Fnr family transcriptional regulator — protein MPSPLCHALLRNLDLFKPLSDAQLESALRGAQPCRLEVGAVVYHQGASAAHFFVLLSGCLKVAQVTPEGGQVVVRYVNPGDLFGLACAMRQPRYPATVLAVQESVCLAWPDALWEHFTNHHPQLAAQALQTMGRRLQDAHLRIQELSNDEVEQRVARALLRLVDSAGEPTADGIGIAFPITRQDIAEMTGTTLHTVSRLLSGWKQRGIVDSGRKRIVLRSPAALARVGAHAAAPTCAGCTSCIDGPPPQAGPSSRTSLSPRLAGGTPTEQAPPLGSRMKSGR, from the coding sequence ATGCCGTCGCCCCTTTGTCATGCCCTGCTGCGCAATCTGGATCTCTTCAAGCCCTTGTCCGATGCGCAGCTGGAATCCGCGCTGCGCGGCGCGCAGCCCTGCCGGCTCGAAGTTGGCGCCGTGGTCTACCACCAGGGCGCCAGCGCCGCGCATTTCTTCGTGCTGCTCAGCGGCTGCCTGAAAGTGGCGCAGGTCACGCCCGAAGGCGGCCAGGTGGTGGTGCGCTACGTCAATCCCGGCGATCTTTTCGGCCTGGCGTGCGCCATGCGCCAGCCGCGTTATCCCGCCACCGTGCTGGCGGTGCAGGAAAGCGTCTGCCTGGCCTGGCCCGATGCGCTCTGGGAGCATTTCACCAATCACCACCCGCAGCTGGCCGCGCAGGCCCTGCAGACGATGGGCCGGCGGCTGCAGGACGCGCACCTGCGCATCCAGGAACTGTCCAACGACGAGGTCGAGCAGCGCGTGGCCCGCGCCCTCCTGCGGCTGGTGGACAGTGCCGGCGAACCCACGGCCGACGGCATCGGCATCGCCTTTCCCATCACGCGCCAGGACATCGCCGAGATGACCGGCACCACCCTGCACACCGTCAGCCGCCTGCTCAGCGGCTGGAAACAGCGCGGCATCGTCGACAGCGGCCGCAAGCGCATCGTGCTGCGCTCGCCCGCCGCGCTGGCGCGGGTGGGCGCGCACGCGGCGGCGCCGACCTGTGCGGGCTGCACATCCTGTATCGACGGGCCGCCGCCTCAGGCCGGGCCGTCCTCCCGCACCAGCCTCAGCCCCAGGTTGGCCGGCGGCACGCCGACCGAGCAGGCGCCGCCCTTGGGGTCGCGGATGAAGTCGGGCAGATAG